From a region of the Thermomonas sp. HDW16 genome:
- a CDS encoding glycosyltransferase family 4 protein, whose translation MRRLTVVQLLPALSSGGVERSTLEIADALVRAGHRAIVVSAGGRLLPQLEALGAEHVTLDIGRKSLVTFRHVPALRKLFRDVDADIVHARSRLPAWLAWFALRGSARAPHFVTTAHGLNSPSRYSAIMVRGERVVCVSQTVREYLLRHYPRTDPGRLVVIPRGIDPDAFPHAPMPDPQARARVVALHPQLSGTGPLLLLPGRGTRLKGHADAIGLLASLRAAGMDARLWMPGARQDGREAYLAELDEMARDAGVEDALAMTGATAAIAEAYAASDLVLQLSRKPESFGRTVIEALSVGRPVLGWAHGGVGELLAELQPQGAVPPFDTTALASAARSVLAQPPAAVTMRSYRLQAMQEATLVLYRSLVEA comes from the coding sequence ATGCGCCGCCTGACCGTGGTGCAATTGCTGCCGGCGCTTTCGTCCGGCGGCGTTGAACGTTCCACCCTTGAGATCGCCGACGCGCTGGTACGCGCTGGTCATCGCGCGATCGTGGTGTCCGCCGGCGGCCGCCTGCTGCCGCAGCTCGAAGCGCTGGGCGCTGAGCATGTGACGCTCGATATCGGGCGCAAGTCGCTTGTCACTTTTCGCCACGTGCCGGCGCTGCGCAAACTGTTTCGTGATGTCGATGCCGACATCGTCCACGCGCGCTCGCGATTGCCTGCATGGCTTGCCTGGTTCGCGTTGCGCGGGAGCGCGCGTGCGCCGCATTTCGTCACCACCGCGCACGGCTTGAATTCACCTTCACGCTATAGCGCGATCATGGTTCGTGGCGAACGCGTGGTCTGTGTCTCGCAAACGGTGCGCGAGTATCTGTTGCGGCACTATCCGCGGACAGATCCGGGACGATTGGTGGTCATTCCGCGCGGCATCGATCCCGATGCGTTTCCGCATGCGCCGATGCCGGATCCGCAGGCACGCGCACGGGTCGTTGCACTGCATCCGCAACTGAGTGGCACTGGCCCGTTGTTGCTGTTGCCCGGTCGTGGCACGCGGCTGAAGGGCCATGCCGATGCCATCGGCTTGCTCGCCAGCCTGCGCGCGGCGGGCATGGATGCGCGGTTGTGGATGCCGGGTGCGCGGCAGGATGGGCGCGAGGCATATTTGGCTGAACTGGATGAGATGGCGCGCGATGCAGGCGTCGAGGATGCGCTGGCGATGACCGGAGCGACCGCAGCGATTGCCGAGGCGTATGCCGCAAGTGACCTGGTACTGCAGCTTTCGCGCAAGCCGGAGTCGTTCGGGCGCACCGTGATCGAGGCGCTGTCGGTCGGGCGGCCGGTCTTGGGGTGGGCTCACGGTGGTGTTGGTGAATTGCTGGCGGAGCTGCAGCCGCAAGGCGCGGTACCGCCCTTCGACACCACGGCATTGGCATCCGCTGCGCGTTCGGTGCTCGCGCAGCCGCCGGCAGCCGTTACGATGCGGTCTTATCGATTGCAGGCGATGCAGGAGGCAACCTTGGTGCTGTACCGATCGCTGGTGGAGGCATGA
- a CDS encoding O-antigen ligase family protein, which yields MSATQAAPGWRWAPAWVLVFVALWPAPGYAEAVLVLGAIAGIVRLLLSRFRGGTALLSGPAWALTSVLFFAYWLPEAISAIDAADRTRALREAAVDLRYLPFLWVVASAVASEYGRRRTFNGLAAIVGIWTLDALIQAMTGTSPLFWGIDGIKQAISGHGMCTASEVAALDRLSGMLGPCNLKLGIVLASLSPFALDAASRRFGRLGWLLAASAIGLVILLAGARASWLTYGLVLAWTGWRLLGWKRLLAVFGLGAALLLAAALVSPPVAERLHRSTAALTGNAEGVDHALSGRSRIWSAALCMARTHPVNGVGARGFREAFPACDAGAGAQAAWGTGPALHAHQIVLEVLSETGGIGLLLWLAGAAMAWRAWRYADTAARERARPAMMALAVTIFPFNTHLAAYSTFWGGVLLLLAALYAGSLLAREPG from the coding sequence ATGAGCGCGACACAGGCCGCGCCCGGTTGGCGCTGGGCGCCGGCGTGGGTGCTGGTGTTCGTCGCGTTGTGGCCCGCACCCGGGTACGCTGAGGCCGTGTTGGTGCTTGGGGCGATCGCCGGCATCGTGCGCTTGTTGCTGTCGCGTTTCCGCGGAGGCACAGCCTTGCTCAGCGGACCGGCTTGGGCGCTGACCTCGGTATTGTTCTTCGCCTATTGGCTGCCCGAGGCGATCTCCGCCATCGATGCCGCGGATCGTACGCGTGCTTTGCGCGAAGCGGCTGTCGATCTTCGCTACCTGCCGTTCCTGTGGGTCGTGGCCTCCGCAGTGGCCAGCGAGTATGGGCGCCGTCGCACCTTCAACGGACTGGCGGCAATCGTCGGCATCTGGACACTGGATGCCCTGATCCAGGCGATGACCGGCACCAGTCCGTTGTTCTGGGGCATCGATGGCATCAAGCAGGCGATCAGCGGGCACGGCATGTGCACGGCGTCGGAAGTCGCTGCGCTGGATCGCCTCAGTGGCATGCTCGGGCCGTGCAATCTCAAGCTGGGGATCGTGCTGGCCAGCCTGTCGCCGTTCGCGCTGGATGCCGCAAGCCGTCGCTTCGGCCGCCTCGGCTGGCTGTTGGCGGCCTCAGCGATCGGCCTGGTCATCCTGCTGGCCGGCGCACGCGCGTCATGGCTGACCTACGGGCTGGTGCTCGCGTGGACTGGCTGGCGGTTACTGGGTTGGAAGCGGCTGCTGGCGGTATTTGGTCTCGGTGCCGCGCTGTTGTTGGCAGCGGCATTGGTTTCGCCGCCGGTCGCCGAACGCCTGCACCGCAGCACGGCGGCTTTGACGGGTAACGCCGAAGGCGTGGATCACGCGCTTTCCGGCCGAAGCCGAATCTGGTCGGCTGCGTTGTGCATGGCGCGCACGCATCCGGTGAATGGTGTTGGTGCGCGTGGTTTTCGGGAAGCGTTCCCGGCATGCGATGCGGGTGCCGGTGCGCAGGCAGCCTGGGGCACTGGGCCAGCATTGCATGCGCACCAGATCGTGCTGGAAGTGCTGAGCGAAACCGGCGGCATCGGTCTGCTGTTGTGGTTGGCCGGTGCGGCGATGGCGTGGCGTGCTTGGCGCTATGCCGACACGGCGGCGCGCGAACGTGCACGTCCGGCGATGATGGCGCTGGCGGTCACGATTTTCCCGTTCAACACGCACCTGGCCGCGTACTCCACGTTCTGGGGCGGTGTATTGCTGCTGCTCGCGGCCCTGTACGCCGGCAGCCTGTTGGCGCGTGAGCCGGGATGA
- a CDS encoding glycosyltransferase family 2 protein yields MTLRLSGVVTTLNNAATLEACLSSLAFCDDRVVLDSGSTDATLDIARRYGARIETQAFAGYGPQKQAAIELAYGEWILLLDADEHLSDHGRDMIERELAAPLADGYRLPRQEWLFWRWPHAGTRANWQLRLFRKAHGRMNMVPVHAAPEVEGRVLDLDAPFRHYGEPHLADRVDKVNRYSTGLVEHKRGKRPCFIGMRLLFYPAVAFLKLYFGKRYFLNGWAGFFAAKTQSFYAFLKYAKVLEAQRQGALHE; encoded by the coding sequence ATGACGCTTCGGCTTTCCGGCGTGGTGACTACGCTGAACAACGCGGCGACGTTGGAGGCATGCCTGTCCAGCTTGGCGTTCTGCGACGACCGAGTAGTACTGGATTCCGGATCAACCGACGCTACCCTCGATATCGCGCGCAGGTACGGCGCGCGCATCGAAACACAGGCGTTTGCCGGTTATGGGCCGCAGAAGCAGGCGGCCATCGAGTTGGCGTATGGCGAATGGATTCTGTTGCTGGATGCCGATGAGCATTTGTCGGATCACGGTCGGGACATGATCGAACGCGAACTCGCAGCGCCACTCGCGGACGGCTATCGGCTACCCCGCCAGGAGTGGTTGTTCTGGCGTTGGCCGCACGCAGGCACGCGCGCGAACTGGCAGCTGCGGCTGTTTCGCAAGGCGCACGGGCGGATGAACATGGTGCCGGTGCATGCGGCGCCGGAAGTCGAGGGTCGCGTGCTGGACCTGGACGCACCATTTCGTCATTACGGCGAGCCGCACCTCGCTGACCGCGTCGACAAGGTCAACCGCTATTCCACTGGGCTGGTCGAGCACAAACGCGGCAAGCGTCCGTGTTTTATCGGGATGCGCCTGCTGTTCTATCCGGCGGTCGCGTTCCTCAAGCTCTACTTCGGCAAGCGCTACTTCCTCAATGGCTGGGCCGGGTTCTTCGCGGCGAAAACGCAGTCGTTCTATGCCTTCCTCAAGTACGCGAAGGTGTTGGAAGCGCAGCGTCAGGGCGCTTTGCACGAATAG
- the lpxL gene encoding LpxL/LpxP family Kdo(2)-lipid IV(A) lauroyl/palmitoleoyl acyltransferase gives MPASTAPELPNPPLGPRHWPVWFGLAVCMGLARLPWSVQRKLGAGVGWLALRLSRRRREAARTNLALCLPELDEAQRGQLLRENFRDVGIGLFEFARAWWGDAAPMRSTATIEGLDILKRLQAEGRGVLLVSGHFMTLEMCGRLICDHVPLAGMYRKHRSPVMEWAVLRGRLRYASAMFGNGDTRAAIRHLKRGGLLWYAPDQDMRGKDTVFAPFFGIPAATITATHQFARLTGCAVVPFFHRRENDRYVLRIAEPLAPFPTDDAVVDTTAVNAAIESMVREAPTQYLWLHRRFKRQPGGAPPRYSCKAP, from the coding sequence ATGCCCGCAAGCACAGCACCCGAGCTCCCCAACCCACCCCTTGGCCCTCGCCACTGGCCGGTGTGGTTCGGGCTGGCCGTCTGCATGGGCCTGGCGCGCCTGCCATGGTCGGTGCAGCGCAAGCTGGGCGCGGGCGTCGGCTGGCTCGCCTTGCGACTGTCGCGCCGTCGTCGCGAGGCCGCGCGCACCAACCTCGCGCTGTGCCTGCCGGAATTGGACGAAGCACAACGCGGGCAGTTGCTGCGCGAGAACTTCCGTGATGTCGGCATCGGCCTGTTCGAATTCGCCCGTGCCTGGTGGGGCGATGCCGCGCCGATGCGGAGTACCGCGACCATCGAGGGCCTCGACATCCTGAAGCGCTTGCAGGCCGAAGGCCGCGGGGTGCTATTGGTCTCGGGACATTTCATGACGCTGGAGATGTGTGGTCGCCTGATCTGCGACCATGTGCCGCTAGCCGGCATGTACCGGAAGCACCGCAGCCCGGTGATGGAATGGGCGGTGCTGCGTGGCCGCTTGCGCTATGCCAGCGCGATGTTCGGCAATGGCGATACCCGTGCGGCGATCCGCCACCTCAAGCGCGGCGGACTGCTGTGGTATGCACCGGACCAGGACATGCGCGGCAAGGACACCGTGTTCGCACCGTTCTTCGGTATCCCCGCGGCCACCATCACCGCCACCCACCAGTTCGCGCGCCTGACCGGCTGCGCGGTAGTGCCTTTCTTCCATCGCCGCGAGAACGACCGCTACGTGCTGCGCATCGCCGAACCATTGGCGCCATTCCCCACCGACGATGCCGTGGTCGATACCACCGCCGTCAACGCCGCGATCGAGTCGATGGTGCGCGAGGCGCCCACGCAATACCTGTGGCTGCACCGGCGCTTCAAGCGGCAGCCCGGAGGTGCGCCGCCGCGCTATTCGTGCAAAGCGCCCTGA